A part of Legionella sainthelensi genomic DNA contains:
- a CDS encoding FeoA family protein, with amino-acid sequence MIKITELVQGDKVRLTSFGSTDMQYRRRLLSLGVTCGTEFSVVRIAPLGCPIQIEVRGTALTLRKEEANQLVLEYV; translated from the coding sequence ATGATAAAAATTACAGAGCTAGTCCAAGGTGATAAAGTACGATTAACAAGTTTTGGTTCAACGGATATGCAGTATCGACGCAGGCTTTTGTCTTTAGGTGTAACGTGCGGTACCGAATTTTCAGTTGTTCGTATTGCTCCTTTAGGTTGCCCTATACAAATTGAGGTCAGAGGAACGGCTTTAACTTTGCGTAAAGAAGAGGCGAATCAATTGGTTTTGGAGTATGTATGA